The Gordonia terrae genome contains the following window.
CGATCTGCTACTTCGATCCGCTGTTCGCGACTGTCATGGCCGAGAGCGGGCTGACCGGCTGGTGGAACGGCTACTTCGCCGGGCGCGCCTCCCCGCTCGGCGCGTCGCCGCCGGAAGTGGTCTCGGCGCTGTTCTACGGGTTCGCCCCGGCGATGGTCGCCCGAGCGATCCCCAAGGTGTGGACTCGCATCACTCCGCGGGATGCCCTCGACGCTCGTTTCGACGCCGCCGAGCGAGTCCTCGGTGAGCACGCGTCGGCCGGATCGACCGATGACCTGCGCCGGGCCACCGACAATCTGGAACATGCTGTCGACGCCCTCTCCCACGACGGGCGGGCTCTGGCCGCCGCGTGGAGTTCCGTTGCCCGACCCGCGTCGATGCTGGGGCGATTGTGGTTGGCCACCACCGTTCTCCGTGAACACCGCGGCGACGGTCATGTCGCGGCCGCTACCGCCGCCGGCCTGACCGGACTGCAGGCGTCGATGACCCACATCGCCGGCGGGCACGTCGACCGGACGCTCATCCAGGACAATCGCGGCTGGACCGACCACCAGTGGGACAGCGCACGCCGCTCCCTCGAGGACATCGGAATCCTCTCTGGCGACGGAACTCTGACCGACCGCGGCGCCGCCCTTCGTGAACAGGTCGAGGAGACCACCGACCACCTCGCCAATTCGAGCGTCCGTTTCCTGCCCGACTCCGACTGGACCGTCCGGGTCCTCCGGTCGCTGTCACATGCGCTCGTCGATCGTGGCGTGATCCCCTTCCCCAATCCCATCGGGGTGCCGCGCCCCTGAGCGGGGCATTCCGGCCGGTTCCGCCGGTGGGCCGACTACTCTGGCCGCCATGATCACCGCGGTACACACACTGATCTACTGCGACGACCCAGAGGCCGCCCGCGCCTTTTTTCGCGACGTCCTCGCCTTCCCGCACGTCGACACCGGTGGCGGATGGCTGATCTTCCAGACCGGCCCCAGCGAGTTGGGCGCGCACCCCGACAAGTGGGAGCACGAAGGGACCGCCGGCCGCACCGATCAGAAGTTCGATGTGTCGTTCATGTGCGACGACCTCGAGTCGACGATGGACGAACTCTCCGCGCGGGGCGCCGAATTCGTCGGCGCTCCGACCGACGAGGGATGGGGCGTGACCGTCGGGATCAAGGTTCCCGGCGCCGGGCAGATCACCTTGTACGAGCCGAAATACCCGCCGCCCGCGCTCCGGTGACCGGTCGGGCCGATGGTCGCGCGTCGCTCATTCGGTCGCATGAAAGCCGATCTCGCCGAGCGTCACGCGCGGTAATCTCCCGAGGTCACCGACCATGAGGAGCCGACCGTGGGCAGTCCCTACGACCCCAATCAGCCGACCGCCATGGGTCCGCAGGGGCCGCAGCAACCCGGATGGCCGCCGGCCGGCGGTCACCAACCCGGTGGACCGCACGCGACTCCGGGTCAGCCGCCGCAGGGCGGGCAGCCCTACGGTCAGCAGCCATACGGCCAACAACCTTTCGGACAGCAGCCGTACGGCCAACAACCTTTCGGTCAACAACCGTTCGGTCAACAGCCATACGGCCAGCAACCCTTCGGTCAGCAACCGCCGCCCCCGTCTTCCGGCGGCGGCAAGAAATGGTGGTTCATCGGCGGCGGCGGACTGGTCCTCATCGT
Protein-coding sequences here:
- a CDS encoding SCO6745 family protein, encoding MTRSDVNPERILWRAYEPIHAICYFDPLFATVMAESGLTGWWNGYFAGRASPLGASPPEVVSALFYGFAPAMVARAIPKVWTRITPRDALDARFDAAERVLGEHASAGSTDDLRRATDNLEHAVDALSHDGRALAAAWSSVARPASMLGRLWLATTVLREHRGDGHVAAATAAGLTGLQASMTHIAGGHVDRTLIQDNRGWTDHQWDSARRSLEDIGILSGDGTLTDRGAALREQVEETTDHLANSSVRFLPDSDWTVRVLRSLSHALVDRGVIPFPNPIGVPRP
- a CDS encoding VOC family protein; its protein translation is MITAVHTLIYCDDPEAARAFFRDVLAFPHVDTGGGWLIFQTGPSELGAHPDKWEHEGTAGRTDQKFDVSFMCDDLESTMDELSARGAEFVGAPTDEGWGVTVGIKVPGAGQITLYEPKYPPPALR